One window of Stenotrophomonas indicatrix genomic DNA carries:
- a CDS encoding lipopolysaccharide biosynthesis protein, which produces MSARLPRLGNLARTSILVMFWQGVRMSCLAAWIILGARVLGANNYGLFSGTIGTASALAGLVGLGGGMLMYQYSTADHTQFPRYWKQSLLLCVLSAVPLSLSFLLLTAGLLSWPALCLIALSEIISFPIITNAAFAFSAHDRMGWAAALPALNAASRLAAICIFGLLPVDHDLTVYLTLHLVSSACSAVLALILVRGILHPDPASMHIESSDLLHGTGHAAAWSSAVAVTTLDKSFVLHAGGSEIAGLYAACYRIAAVIAMPLDAMVMSAMPHLFRAQRMTPQYRRLIISMILAATGYGTLGGVVLWCAASTLPSLLGMEFSAAIAGLQWMGLFVIGYSLRQIACNVLIGRGMKIHRFVIEALGLVIMAMIAAARVPTHGLLGAVWMIIIAETLMAAAAWLTVIFSPGREVAHLPS; this is translated from the coding sequence GTGTCCGCTAGGCTGCCGCGCCTTGGCAACCTGGCCAGAACCTCAATTTTGGTGATGTTCTGGCAGGGCGTGCGGATGTCATGTCTGGCCGCGTGGATCATCCTCGGCGCCCGCGTATTGGGAGCAAACAACTACGGCCTGTTCTCCGGCACGATTGGCACCGCGTCAGCGCTTGCCGGTCTGGTTGGGCTCGGTGGCGGCATGCTGATGTATCAATACAGCACTGCAGACCACACGCAGTTCCCCCGCTATTGGAAGCAAAGTCTATTGCTCTGCGTGCTGAGTGCAGTACCGCTTTCCTTGTCCTTTCTGCTTTTGACCGCAGGCCTGCTGTCATGGCCCGCACTCTGCCTGATCGCGCTTTCGGAAATCATCTCATTCCCGATCATTACCAATGCGGCATTTGCCTTCTCGGCCCATGATCGCATGGGTTGGGCAGCTGCCCTTCCCGCATTGAACGCAGCCTCGAGGCTTGCTGCGATATGCATCTTCGGCCTTTTGCCGGTCGACCACGATCTGACGGTCTATCTGACGTTGCATCTGGTCTCTTCGGCATGCAGCGCGGTGCTAGCCTTGATACTGGTACGGGGCATATTGCATCCCGACCCAGCGAGCATGCACATCGAAAGCAGCGACTTGCTGCATGGCACGGGACACGCCGCCGCATGGAGCTCTGCTGTTGCGGTAACCACGCTGGACAAGTCCTTCGTCCTGCATGCAGGCGGAAGCGAGATTGCCGGCTTGTACGCCGCGTGTTATCGCATCGCGGCAGTGATTGCGATGCCACTCGATGCAATGGTCATGTCGGCAATGCCACACTTGTTCCGGGCGCAACGAATGACCCCCCAGTATCGCCGCTTGATCATTTCAATGATTCTGGCCGCGACAGGGTATGGCACGCTGGGAGGCGTCGTGCTGTGGTGTGCCGCCAGCACCCTGCCCTCTCTACTCGGCATGGAATTTTCCGCTGCCATCGCGGGCCTGCAATGGATGGGCCTGTTCGTTATCGGTTACAGCCTGCGACAGATCGCCTGCAATGTCCTGATTGGACGCGGCATGAAAATTCACCGATTCGTCATCGAGGCTCTCGGGCTGGTGATCATGGCGATGATCGCCGCCGCGCGGGTTCCTACGCACGGCCTGTTGGGAGCGGTTTGGATGATCATCATCGCCGAAACACTGATGGCAGCGGCCGCGTGGCTGACGGTGATTTTCAGTCCTGGTCGTGAAGTCGCGCACTTGCCGAGCTGA
- a CDS encoding pilin: MQQRGFSLIELMIVVAIIAILAAVALPAYQDYVARGQVAEGLSLSTGAKEAIATYYSDHGQFPADNHVAGMAPPASVSGKFVRSVTVDNTGSISVAFASSASAKIAGQTLILTATDTNGSVNWSCGGLDARYVPTSCR; this comes from the coding sequence ATGCAGCAGCGTGGTTTTTCCTTGATCGAACTCATGATCGTGGTTGCGATCATTGCAATCCTGGCGGCTGTCGCACTGCCTGCGTACCAGGACTATGTCGCGCGAGGTCAGGTGGCTGAAGGGCTTTCACTATCAACCGGGGCAAAGGAGGCAATCGCTACCTATTATTCCGACCATGGGCAGTTTCCTGCTGATAACCACGTCGCGGGAATGGCGCCGCCGGCGTCGGTCTCTGGAAAATTCGTCCGATCGGTGACGGTCGACAACACTGGTTCGATTTCGGTGGCCTTCGCATCTTCAGCCAGCGCCAAGATCGCCGGGCAAACACTGATTCTGACGGCGACCGACACGAATGGTTCGGTGAACTGGTCCTGTGGCGGCCTGGACGCCAGGTATGTCCCTACATCCTGCCGCTAG
- a CDS encoding glycosyltransferase family 4 protein, producing the protein MHVLMLCKRQYTGRDLIDDRYGRLWEIPEALARRGHTVSGIALSYRHRIAGNFLSPAGVRWSSINALSLKAMQLKRAIRRLHQQHRVDVLLTSSDAPCTVLGGGLAKHIQTPHVVDLYDNYESFGLTRIPGLRAAFRRACAGSTAISAVTHALADEMRTTLSTHAPVHVIGNGVRRDLFHPINSRTCREMLGLPAEARLVGCAGALDQSRGIEDLFRAFHALAERHSDIQLVIAGPRDATVQRYPHPRIIDLGVIDWERVPLLINSLDVSIVCNRESAFGRFCYPLKLAESIACGVPIVAADVGDTSLIGRDALHTYAPGNVNDLVEAIELQLRTPLSSDGLSAFDWKERAIQMEALLAEASRSIGR; encoded by the coding sequence ATGCACGTTCTTATGCTCTGCAAGCGGCAGTACACCGGACGTGATCTCATCGACGACCGTTATGGGCGACTCTGGGAGATCCCGGAAGCACTTGCACGTCGCGGGCATACCGTCAGTGGAATTGCGCTGAGCTACCGGCATCGAATTGCCGGAAATTTCCTATCTCCGGCGGGGGTTCGATGGAGCTCCATCAATGCTCTTTCGCTCAAGGCCATGCAGCTGAAGCGTGCCATCAGGCGACTTCACCAGCAACACCGCGTCGATGTACTACTGACAAGCTCTGATGCTCCATGCACAGTGCTCGGCGGGGGATTGGCGAAGCATATCCAGACCCCCCATGTTGTGGATCTCTACGACAACTACGAATCATTCGGACTCACCCGGATCCCCGGCCTGCGTGCCGCGTTCCGTCGCGCATGTGCTGGCTCAACGGCAATCAGCGCAGTAACACATGCTTTGGCTGACGAGATGAGAACCACTCTTTCAACGCATGCGCCGGTTCATGTCATCGGGAACGGGGTGCGTCGGGATCTGTTTCATCCGATCAACAGCCGCACCTGCAGGGAGATGCTTGGCTTGCCTGCGGAAGCTCGCCTGGTTGGCTGCGCCGGTGCCCTCGATCAAAGCCGGGGCATTGAGGACCTTTTCCGGGCATTCCACGCACTTGCAGAGCGCCACTCAGATATCCAGCTCGTCATTGCCGGTCCCAGGGATGCCACCGTTCAACGCTACCCACATCCGAGGATCATCGACCTTGGTGTCATCGACTGGGAGCGGGTCCCCTTGCTGATCAATTCACTCGATGTGTCGATCGTCTGCAATCGTGAATCCGCGTTTGGGCGCTTTTGCTATCCACTTAAACTGGCGGAATCGATTGCTTGTGGTGTGCCAATCGTAGCCGCGGACGTAGGCGATACGAGTTTGATCGGCAGAGATGCACTCCACACATATGCTCCCGGCAACGTCAATGACCTCGTTGAGGCGATCGAGCTTCAGCTTCGAACGCCGCTTTCGAGTGATGGTCTGAGCGCGTTCGACTGGAAAGAACGAGCCATTCAGATGGAAGCTCTTCTGGCAGAAGCAAGTCGTTCAATTGGGCGTTGA
- a CDS encoding glycosyltransferase encodes MTEADVQAAALPGLLVVASTYPRWAGDPEPGFVHALSQRLTSDFEVTVLCPHAPGAVTRERLDGVQVIRYRYAPEAMEQLVNGGGITSNLRRRPWTLALVPTFLLAQWWAMRRELQRHRHRVLHVHWIIPQGLASALLPKRLRPPMLMTSHGGDLFSLRAPLFQAMKRFALARAQAASVVSQAMVAPLRALAADLPLSVSPMGVDLQHRFVPSPLERARDELLFVGRLVEKKGLAYLIDALPTVLARHSRVTLTVIGHGPELPARESQVAALGLQQHVRFMGPVSQSALPAYYQRATTLVAPFIEARDGDQEGLGLVTVEALGCGCPVVTTDVPAVRDAFPGGPPRYLATQRSADALAKVLIELLDAPEQAQAWAQTQRPALVARFDHARVAADYAKQLRAIMETPGVR; translated from the coding sequence GTGACAGAGGCTGACGTACAGGCTGCAGCCCTTCCGGGATTGCTGGTTGTTGCGTCCACCTATCCGCGCTGGGCTGGCGATCCCGAACCTGGGTTCGTACACGCTTTGAGCCAACGCCTGACCAGTGACTTCGAAGTCACGGTGCTATGCCCCCATGCCCCGGGCGCGGTCACCCGCGAGCGACTGGATGGAGTCCAGGTCATTCGCTATCGATACGCGCCCGAGGCAATGGAACAGCTGGTTAATGGTGGAGGCATCACTTCCAACCTCCGCCGCCGCCCATGGACGTTGGCGCTGGTACCCACCTTTCTTCTGGCCCAATGGTGGGCCATGCGGCGCGAATTGCAGCGTCATCGCCATCGGGTCCTGCATGTCCATTGGATCATTCCTCAGGGTCTTGCCAGTGCTCTGTTGCCGAAACGGCTCCGCCCTCCGATGTTGATGACCTCCCACGGGGGCGATCTCTTTTCACTGCGCGCGCCATTGTTCCAGGCCATGAAGCGCTTTGCCCTCGCTCGGGCCCAAGCGGCCAGTGTCGTCAGTCAAGCGATGGTGGCGCCCTTGCGCGCCCTTGCGGCGGACCTGCCCTTGTCAGTTTCACCCATGGGCGTGGATCTTCAGCACCGCTTCGTCCCCTCCCCACTGGAACGCGCGCGTGACGAACTGCTTTTCGTCGGGAGGCTGGTCGAGAAGAAGGGCTTGGCGTACCTGATTGATGCCCTGCCAACGGTCCTGGCTCGCCATTCCCGGGTCACGCTCACCGTCATCGGGCATGGGCCAGAACTCCCTGCACGGGAATCTCAAGTGGCAGCACTGGGCCTGCAACAGCACGTCCGCTTCATGGGCCCTGTGTCACAGAGCGCGCTGCCGGCCTACTACCAACGCGCAACAACGCTAGTGGCTCCTTTCATCGAAGCCCGAGACGGAGATCAGGAAGGGCTCGGATTGGTTACCGTGGAAGCGCTGGGTTGCGGATGCCCCGTCGTCACCACAGACGTGCCTGCGGTGCGTGACGCATTCCCAGGTGGTCCACCCCGCTACCTGGCCACGCAGCGATCCGCGGATGCGCTGGCGAAAGTTCTGATCGAGTTGCTCGACGCGCCAGAGCAGGCGCAAGCGTGGGCGCAAACGCAACGGCCCGCGCTGGTAGCCCGCTTCGACCATGCACGGGTCGCTGCAGACTATGCGAAGCAACTGAGAGCCATCATGGAGACGCCCGGTGTCCGCTAG
- a CDS encoding FkbM family methyltransferase, which yields MQSTLRRLFRHAQGRQTIRDFDGRFMMTLDLAEHMQRRMFWMDYYNLRLVSLLDRLLEPGMIVVDVGANIGEISLVCANRVGSTGRVVALEPIAGIADELRLNVSRNGLQGVVQIHQQGLAGQAGRQAIYASCGQHDLNEVNQGLGSLHGTDGVDQCIEMVDITTLDELAQRVGLSRLDLLKVDIEGGELPCLQGGIETLRRFLPVIAVEVQEHSSLAAGYQSREILELLSPLGYRFHRLESMGRLVRIDVEDLRDYQDVICIAGSVRAWEVA from the coding sequence GTGCAGAGCACCCTGCGTCGCCTGTTCCGTCACGCCCAAGGGCGGCAGACCATACGCGACTTCGATGGCCGGTTCATGATGACCCTGGATCTGGCCGAACATATGCAGCGTCGTATGTTCTGGATGGATTACTACAACCTTCGCCTGGTCTCCCTCCTCGACCGCCTCCTTGAGCCGGGCATGATCGTGGTCGATGTGGGGGCAAACATTGGGGAGATCAGCCTGGTCTGTGCGAATCGTGTGGGCAGCACGGGCCGGGTCGTCGCATTGGAGCCAATTGCCGGAATTGCTGACGAATTGCGGTTGAACGTAAGCCGTAATGGGCTGCAGGGCGTAGTGCAGATCCATCAGCAAGGTCTGGCGGGACAGGCTGGCCGGCAGGCGATCTATGCATCCTGCGGGCAGCACGATTTGAATGAAGTCAATCAGGGACTTGGGAGCCTGCATGGAACCGACGGCGTCGACCAATGCATTGAAATGGTCGACATCACCACACTGGACGAACTTGCTCAGCGTGTCGGTCTGTCACGGTTGGACCTATTGAAGGTCGACATCGAAGGCGGTGAGCTGCCCTGCCTGCAAGGTGGGATTGAAACCCTACGGCGCTTTCTGCCGGTGATTGCGGTAGAAGTGCAGGAGCATTCCAGCCTGGCGGCGGGATACCAAAGTCGAGAGATCCTGGAGCTGTTGTCGCCATTGGGCTATCGATTCCATCGCCTGGAGTCGATGGGACGCTTGGTTCGGATCGACGTCGAGGATCTGCGTGATTATCAGGATGTGATTTGCATCGCAGGATCGGTTCGAGCCTGGGAGGTTGCATGA
- the coaE gene encoding dephospho-CoA kinase (Dephospho-CoA kinase (CoaE) performs the final step in coenzyme A biosynthesis.): MSQYVVGLTGGIASGKSEVTRRFEALGIVVADADLAARAVVAVGNPALALIAERFGADMLLADGSLDRARLRAHIFADPAERTALEAITHPAIRRLMQQQCEQAASPYALAAIPLLTEVGGRMAYPWLDRVLLVDAPEAVQHARLMQRDGIDAALADQMIAAQASRAQRLALADDVVVNDGHPDDLQAQVERLHARYLALAAG; the protein is encoded by the coding sequence ATGAGCCAGTATGTGGTTGGCCTGACCGGCGGCATCGCCTCGGGCAAGAGTGAGGTGACCCGGCGCTTCGAGGCGCTGGGGATTGTCGTGGCCGACGCCGACCTGGCCGCGCGCGCAGTGGTGGCGGTGGGCAACCCTGCCCTCGCCTTGATTGCAGAGCGCTTCGGTGCAGACATGCTGCTGGCCGACGGCAGCCTGGACCGGGCGCGTCTGCGTGCCCACATCTTTGCAGACCCGGCCGAGCGGACGGCGCTGGAAGCGATCACCCACCCGGCCATCCGCCGGCTGATGCAGCAGCAGTGCGAGCAGGCCGCCAGCCCCTATGCGCTGGCGGCGATCCCGCTGTTGACCGAAGTGGGCGGACGAATGGCCTACCCGTGGCTGGACCGGGTGCTGCTGGTGGATGCGCCCGAGGCGGTACAGCACGCCCGGCTGATGCAGCGCGACGGCATCGACGCCGCGCTGGCCGACCAGATGATCGCCGCCCAGGCCAGCCGCGCGCAGCGCCTGGCGCTGGCCGACGACGTGGTCGTCAATGATGGTCATCCGGATGACCTGCAGGCGCAGGTCGAGCGGTTGCACGCGCGGTATCTGGCGTTGGCGGCCGGATAG
- a CDS encoding A24 family peptidase, producing MAFLDQHPGLGYPAAAGLGLLLGSFLNVVILRLPKRLEWQWKRDAREVLEEPDFYEPPPPGIVVEPSHCPHCKHKLAWYENIPLFSWIIQGGKCRHCKAPISIQYPLVEALTAVMVLACVWQFGFGWQGFGAIVLTCFLIALSGIDLRTQLLPDQLTLPLMWLGLIGSIDNLYMPAKPALLGALLGYLSLWSVWWLFKQLTGKEGMGHGDFKLLAALGAWCGMKGILPIILMSSVLGAIIGSIWLYSRGRDRATPIPFGPYLALAGWLFFMWGEPLLNQYLVMSGLR from the coding sequence ATGGCATTTCTCGACCAGCATCCCGGCCTCGGCTATCCCGCTGCGGCCGGCCTGGGACTGCTTCTGGGCAGCTTCCTGAACGTTGTCATCCTGCGGCTGCCCAAGCGGCTGGAGTGGCAGTGGAAGCGCGATGCGCGCGAAGTGCTGGAGGAGCCGGACTTCTACGAGCCGCCCCCGCCGGGCATCGTGGTGGAGCCGTCGCACTGCCCGCACTGCAAGCACAAGCTGGCCTGGTACGAGAACATCCCGCTGTTCAGCTGGATCATCCAGGGCGGCAAGTGCCGCCACTGCAAGGCGCCCATCTCCATCCAGTACCCGCTGGTGGAAGCGCTGACCGCGGTGATGGTGCTGGCCTGTGTGTGGCAGTTCGGCTTCGGCTGGCAGGGCTTCGGTGCCATCGTGCTGACCTGCTTCCTGATCGCCTTGTCCGGCATCGACCTGCGCACCCAGCTGCTACCGGACCAATTGACCCTGCCCCTGATGTGGCTGGGGTTGATAGGCAGCATCGACAACCTGTACATGCCTGCCAAGCCGGCCCTGCTCGGCGCCCTGCTGGGCTATCTGTCGCTGTGGTCGGTGTGGTGGCTGTTCAAGCAGCTGACCGGCAAGGAAGGCATGGGCCACGGCGATTTCAAGCTGCTGGCCGCGCTGGGCGCCTGGTGCGGGATGAAGGGCATCCTGCCGATCATCCTGATGTCGTCCGTACTGGGCGCCATCATCGGCTCGATCTGGCTGTACAGCCGTGGCCGTGACCGGGCGACGCCGATCCCGTTCGGCCCTTATCTGGCCCTGGCCGGCTGGCTGTTCTTCATGTGGGGCGAGCCGCTGTTGAACCAGTATCTGGTGATGAGCGGGCTGCGCTGA
- a CDS encoding glycosyltransferase family 2 protein, translating into MNQLSIILPAKNEAEGLLRTLPTLRQHYPHAEIIVVDDGSTDATAIIAREQGAQVLSSPYSMGNGASIKRGARAASGDILVFMDADGQHDPAHIRALLDKLAEGYDMVVGARDSSGQANVHRGLANRFYNWLASHMTGFKVMDLTSGFRAVRAGRFREFLHLLPNGFSYPTTSTMAFFRSAYPVAYVPIPVAKRVGNGSHIRPIKDGIRFLLIIFKIATLYSPLKLFAPVALAFFMLGLGYYGYTFATMHRFTNMSTLLFSASVIIFLIGLVSEQITGLTYLASRKDSQP; encoded by the coding sequence TTGAATCAGCTCAGCATCATCCTGCCGGCCAAGAATGAAGCCGAAGGCCTTCTTCGCACGCTGCCGACGCTTCGTCAGCACTACCCGCATGCGGAGATCATCGTCGTCGATGACGGTTCAACCGATGCCACGGCAATCATTGCCCGCGAACAGGGCGCCCAGGTCCTTTCCAGCCCTTACTCAATGGGCAATGGCGCATCGATCAAGCGTGGCGCACGCGCCGCCAGCGGAGACATCCTGGTGTTCATGGACGCCGATGGTCAACATGATCCGGCCCACATCCGTGCCTTGCTGGACAAGCTGGCTGAGGGCTACGACATGGTCGTTGGTGCGCGCGACAGCAGCGGCCAAGCCAACGTTCATCGCGGATTGGCCAATCGCTTCTACAACTGGCTGGCCAGCCACATGACTGGCTTCAAGGTAATGGACCTCACCTCAGGCTTCCGTGCGGTACGCGCAGGACGGTTCCGTGAGTTCCTGCATCTGCTGCCCAATGGGTTCAGCTACCCGACAACCAGCACCATGGCCTTCTTCCGAAGCGCCTATCCTGTTGCCTATGTGCCGATACCCGTCGCGAAACGTGTGGGCAACGGCAGCCATATCCGACCGATCAAGGACGGCATCCGCTTCCTGCTGATCATCTTCAAGATCGCCACCCTGTATTCCCCATTGAAGCTGTTCGCCCCGGTAGCACTGGCGTTCTTCATGCTGGGCCTGGGCTACTATGGATACACGTTCGCGACCATGCACCGCTTCACCAACATGAGCACGTTGCTGTTCAGCGCATCGGTGATCATCTTCCTGATCGGATTGGTGTCGGAACAGATCACGGGTCTTACCTACTTGGCATCGCGGAAGGACTCACAGCCGTGA
- a CDS encoding pilin: MKNQKGFTLIELMIVVAIIAILAAIALPAYQDYVARSQVSEAMTLSSGAKTAVTEYYADKGAFPTSNAMAGLAGASSISGKYVASVTVGASGVITAKMKGAGSVSSKVAGGDFALVPADAGGSITWDCKSASTTIDAKYRPSSCR, from the coding sequence ATGAAGAACCAGAAGGGCTTCACCCTTATCGAACTGATGATCGTCGTTGCGATCATCGCCATCCTGGCGGCCATTGCGCTGCCGGCGTATCAGGACTACGTCGCACGCTCACAGGTCTCCGAAGCGATGACCTTGAGCTCGGGCGCGAAGACCGCTGTGACCGAGTACTACGCCGACAAGGGTGCTTTCCCGACCTCCAACGCCATGGCTGGCCTCGCTGGTGCGTCGTCGATCAGCGGCAAGTACGTCGCCAGCGTGACCGTGGGCGCAAGCGGTGTTATCACCGCCAAGATGAAGGGTGCGGGCTCGGTGAGCTCCAAGGTTGCCGGTGGCGACTTCGCGCTCGTCCCGGCGGACGCTGGTGGCTCGATCACCTGGGACTGCAAGAGCGCCTCCACGACCATCGACGCCAAGTACCGTCCGTCGTCCTGCCGTTAA
- a CDS encoding type II secretion system F family protein — MSVSRSAIKKEPVARSTTELQPFVWEGTDKRGVKMKGEQAAKNANLLRAELRRQGINPGTVKLKPKPLFGTAGSKISSKDIAFFSRQMATMMKSGVPIVGALDIIASGHKNPRMKKMVDGIRTDIEGGSSLHEAISKHPVQFDELYRNLVRAGEGAGVLETVLDTVANYKENIEALKGKIKKALFYPAMVIAVALLVSSILLIWVVPQFEDVFRGFGADLPAFTQMIVAASRFMVSWWWLIAIVVVGSIVGFTMAYKRSPKMQHGMDRLILKVPVIGQIMHNSSIARFARTTAVTFKAGVPLVEALGIVAGATGNSVYEQAVLRMRDDVSVGYPVNMAMKQTALFPHMVIQMTGIGEEAGALDAMLFKVAEYYEQEVNNAVDALSSLLEPMIMVFIGIIVGGLVIGMYLPIFKLASVV, encoded by the coding sequence ATGTCTGTCAGTCGCAGTGCGATCAAGAAGGAACCCGTGGCGCGTAGCACCACGGAGCTGCAGCCGTTTGTCTGGGAGGGGACCGACAAGCGGGGCGTGAAGATGAAGGGGGAGCAGGCCGCGAAGAACGCTAATCTGCTTCGGGCAGAGCTGCGACGCCAGGGCATCAATCCCGGCACGGTGAAGCTCAAGCCCAAACCGCTGTTCGGTACTGCCGGTAGCAAGATTTCGTCGAAGGATATTGCCTTCTTCAGTCGGCAGATGGCCACCATGATGAAATCGGGCGTCCCTATTGTCGGTGCCTTGGATATCATCGCCAGCGGGCACAAGAACCCACGCATGAAGAAGATGGTGGATGGCATCCGCACGGATATCGAGGGCGGCTCATCTCTTCATGAAGCGATCAGCAAGCACCCGGTGCAGTTCGACGAGCTGTATCGCAACCTCGTGCGGGCCGGTGAAGGCGCTGGTGTATTGGAGACGGTGCTTGATACCGTAGCCAATTACAAAGAGAACATCGAGGCCCTGAAGGGCAAGATCAAGAAGGCCCTGTTCTATCCTGCGATGGTCATTGCGGTGGCACTTCTGGTCAGCTCGATCCTGCTGATCTGGGTTGTCCCTCAGTTCGAAGACGTTTTCAGGGGATTTGGCGCCGATCTTCCTGCGTTTACCCAGATGATCGTCGCCGCGTCCCGATTCATGGTCTCTTGGTGGTGGCTGATCGCGATCGTCGTCGTCGGCAGCATCGTCGGCTTCACCATGGCATATAAACGCTCACCAAAGATGCAGCACGGCATGGATCGTTTGATCCTGAAGGTGCCCGTGATAGGCCAGATCATGCATAACAGCTCGATCGCCCGCTTTGCCCGCACCACCGCAGTGACTTTCAAGGCCGGTGTACCACTGGTGGAGGCATTAGGCATTGTGGCGGGCGCTACCGGAAATTCGGTTTACGAGCAGGCCGTATTGCGCATGCGCGACGACGTTTCGGTCGGCTACCCGGTTAACATGGCCATGAAGCAGACCGCTCTGTTCCCGCACATGGTCATCCAGATGACCGGCATCGGCGAAGAAGCCGGTGCCCTGGATGCCATGCTGTTCAAGGTGGCTGAGTACTATGAGCAGGAAGTTAACAATGCCGTGGACGCACTGAGCAGCCTGCTCGAGCCAATGATCATGGTGTTCATTGGTATCATCGTCGGCGGACTGGTCATCGGCATGTACCTACCCATCTTCAAATTGGCCTCGGTGGTCTAA
- a CDS encoding glycosyltransferase, translated as MIWLLTSRWEAGGLERVQLNLSRRFIELGHAVRIVAGRDLGGPGGSREVEFIARRGAWQLLLRLPWRIRRERPQVVVTTSNDIAVWVTLWRRLLYPSTAIVVAQHLSLSGPRRRARGFTRFKLELIRGAMRAMVARSQGLVAVSGALAADMADELGLPLAGIRVIHNPLIHTDKVSANLASQAWPFPDDGVPVFVYAGRLSAEKRLDLLWEAFQQVRVTHRARLLVLGQGQEGVRVARWIEGSSFQSDCALPGRVEDVLPWMVRSTALVLPSDYEGFGNVLVEAMSCGVQVIATDCPHGPSEVLGGGQFGQLVPVGDASALAAAMRNVLDGRLRVEVETLRERSRAFSVDVACEAYLEVFSSASARLHDQD; from the coding sequence ATGATCTGGCTGCTGACCAGTCGCTGGGAAGCGGGTGGCCTGGAGCGCGTGCAACTGAATCTGTCGCGCCGCTTCATCGAGCTGGGGCATGCGGTCCGTATCGTTGCAGGTCGTGACCTCGGTGGGCCCGGAGGCAGTCGCGAGGTTGAATTCATTGCTCGCCGTGGCGCCTGGCAGCTACTTCTGAGACTCCCGTGGCGCATTCGACGCGAGCGGCCGCAGGTTGTGGTCACGACCTCCAATGACATTGCGGTATGGGTCACATTGTGGCGTCGTCTCCTCTATCCTTCCACGGCAATCGTTGTGGCCCAGCATCTTTCCCTGTCAGGACCAAGACGGCGGGCGCGCGGATTCACCAGGTTCAAGCTGGAGTTGATTCGTGGGGCGATGCGCGCGATGGTGGCGCGGTCCCAAGGACTGGTTGCTGTTTCTGGGGCCTTGGCGGCTGATATGGCGGATGAGCTCGGGCTCCCTCTTGCCGGAATACGGGTGATCCACAATCCGTTGATCCATACGGACAAGGTGTCGGCAAATCTCGCATCGCAGGCGTGGCCGTTCCCGGACGACGGTGTCCCGGTTTTTGTCTACGCGGGGCGCCTTTCAGCGGAGAAGCGCTTGGATCTTCTTTGGGAGGCATTTCAGCAGGTGCGAGTCACCCATCGGGCTCGTTTGCTCGTACTGGGGCAGGGGCAGGAAGGCGTGCGTGTGGCACGATGGATTGAGGGGAGCAGTTTTCAGAGCGACTGTGCGCTGCCAGGGCGAGTGGAGGATGTGCTGCCCTGGATGGTTCGAAGCACAGCGCTGGTGTTGCCGTCAGACTACGAGGGGTTTGGCAACGTGCTGGTCGAGGCCATGAGTTGCGGAGTGCAGGTGATTGCTACCGATTGTCCGCACGGCCCTTCGGAAGTTCTGGGGGGAGGTCAGTTCGGTCAACTGGTGCCTGTGGGAGATGCCTCTGCATTGGCCGCGGCCATGCGGAATGTACTGGATGGAAGGCTGCGGGTGGAGGTTGAAACTCTCCGCGAACGCAGCAGGGCATTTTCCGTCGACGTAGCGTGCGAGGCGTATCTCGAGGTTTTCAGCTCGGCAAGTGCGCGACTTCACGACCAGGACTGA